cttatgtgtgttttctttgttttctgcatttcattacATGTTTTCCACAACCCTTTTCTTTCAAGGAACTAAAGAAGGAAATCAAATGCACTATGATAAGGAGCACAAATGGGTAAATGGGTCTGTCCATGATCAGCAGTACAGTGGCTGTTCTGGGACTGTGGTCACTGCCTTGCATTTTGCTGAACTCTGATCTGTATGAGGAATGAGTCTGGTCACAGatttaaattgttttatgttttacttAAAGCTAGCTGTGCTTACCCaattcaattttgttttttttttctcttttctttttattctagGCTTCCTGCTCTGAATGTGTTTCTTTGCAAAATGAATATTGCATTGTTTCACAAAGATTGGACCCTCCAGTAGAATTTGGAAAGATCACTACACATAAATCACATAAATCAAGAGCTTATTTTTCTTGAAGACTTCTGTTCAGCTTTCAAAGTTTTAATCACAATGAATTCAGGCTTATGGAGTCAAGAAAAAGCAAGTTCATCCTATTGGGAAGAGCGGATCTTTTACTTGCTTCTCCAAGAATGCAGTGTCATAGACAAGCAGACTCAAAAGCTCTTGAAAGTGCCCAAAGGTAgcattgggcagttttttcaAGACCGTTCTTCTGTGGCACACTCCAGAAATATTCCATGTAAAGGCAAGAAACTGCAGATTGGATTAAAGATTCTGGAACAACCTCATGCAATCTTGTTTGTGGATGAGAAGGATGTtatagaaataaatgaaaaactaGCTGAGTTGCTTCTGGCTATTACTAACTGTGAGGAAAGATACAGTTTGTTTAAGAGCAAAAGCAGGTTAGCTAAAGGAGTCCAGATAGATATTGGCTCACCTGTTAGAGTGCAGCTGAGATCAGGGGATGAGAAATATCCTGGAGTTGTTCGCTTCAGGGGACCCTTAATGCAAGAAAGGTCCCTAACAGGGATATACTTTGGAGTAGAGTTGCTGGTAAGTTACTTGCCAGGGCATGGTATCAGATAACACTTTATGAGGTGAGTTAAATATGTCTTCAGTATAAAGAGGAagtcctaattttttttttcctagaagcTTATTACCCCTAAAATCCTAAACTCTAAAGTCCCTAAACCTTCAGTCTTCTCATAAATACTTTTATGTGAACGTGTCATATCACATCAGCTTTGTAATCTCCATCTTAAGTGAAGCTTGATGTGCATGGGCTGGCAGAAAGACTTGAACATACTCTGAGTCCTCTAGCCCAGAAGAATTTAATTCATAGAATTGTGGAATGGTTTGCTGGGAAAAGACCTTAAATATCTTCTAGTCCCAAACCCCTTGTTaggtcagggacaccttccagtagaccaggttgcccagagctccatccatcctggccttaAGCACTGTCAtggatgaggcatccacaacttctctgggcaaaaatatttacagcctTCTCATGGTGAATAGCTGACTCTCAGTTTTCTGTTGAGTACTTTGTTTGCCTGTGTCAGGATACAGTCTGTAAATGCAGGGTTGGACTTTAGGGCTGCTGTTTTTGTAGATGCCTAAAGTCCAATGACAACTAGTTAAAATAGAGAATCTATCTGTTCTGTGCTTCTTGTGAAATGTTTCTGCAAAATTAATGCCAGCCGTAAGCTATTGAAGAATTAGGTTCAGGAGAGTTCTTCTCTTGTTGTAGAAGTATATTTTTCAAAGTACTCTTTAAGCTTTTCCTGAACTCTTTGTAATTCCCACTGAGAACCTCAGGGAATATCAGGCCCAAGTGTTTCTGAAAATCTTCTAACTTTAAATGGCATTTAAGTGGAATTTTGAATGGCTAGCATTCAAAATTGAATGCTTAGCATTCAAAATTAGTATGAAGTAGTCTTGTCTTGATATGGCAGAAATTTGATGATTGAAGCAAAATTTGCACCTGAAGAAAACATGCTTCTCTGAGTATAAAGGCTTCTGCCTGCAGCTACTCTCTAGTGACATCTTGCTCTTTATTCCCTGAAGATAGACAGTTTGTATATTTGCCACAGATTCTGACAACAGAATTCTCTCAATAACGATAGTGCATCAGGCAAATTCTTAGTGCAATTTATTCAAAACACTGGATTATGTTACTGCTTTTTTAGAAGTCTGTTTTTCACAAAGTacgtgatttttttttttccccctcttttttcctttctcttcttccccctCCAACACTTAGGAAGAAGGTCGTGGTCAGGGCTTTACTGATGGACAGTACCAAGGCAAACAGCTTTTCAGATGTGATGAggattgtggggtttttgttgctTTGGACAAACTGGAGCTGGTGGAAGATGATGACAATGAACTGGAAAGTGACTATGCAGCTCCAGTTGACACAATGCAGGTAGAACTTCCTCCTTTGGAGATCAACTCCAGGGTTTCTCTGAAGATAGGCGAGAGTATAGAGTATGGCACAGTTATATTCTGTGATGTCTTACCAGGAAACGAAAGTTTAGGATACGTTGTTGGAGTGGACATGGTAAGAAAATAATCTGACTTTAATAACTTCTGCATGTGTGTTAGCTAGTGAATGACATGCACGTAGAAGAAGAAACATTATCCACAAGCTACTTCAGCGGAGGCTGAcctaaaatgggaaataaacaCTGTGTTCAAAGATGCCCTTGGTGGTAATTGTTTCTTGGCATCAGGTAAATGGTGTCGTATTTGATGCTAAACAGTTCAGGTGAAATACTCTGCTTACTCTGAGGAGCCTCCACTGAGCTACTTGCTATGTTAGGTGTTAGTCATGGAGTCAAGTGTTTGTCTTGTGAGACTGGCTTTGTTCTGCCTGTTAAAAAAGTAGGCtgaatgtctttttcttttgttagccatttttaaaagctttttttccatgtaacTGTTTTGTTTGACTTTGTTCTACCTTAAAAGTGTGGGTTTCAAGGACAAGAAAATGTGAAGCttgtaatgaaaaattatttctagcaacatgaatttttttaaaatgaacagctttaaaatttttgGTAGTTCAAGATTGTTCTGGTTTTGTAAGTTAGATGCTTCCATTTTCTTGGTTGCATTACCTGTTTCCTAAAAATGCACTGGAATTGTTCTAGCTTGTTTATCAATAAtgtttttagaagaaaaatgcttgTTAAAGTAGGAGCTGTTTCTCAAGAGATAATGTTTTAAGCTTTTGCCTTTAAAGACTGTAATGTTTGGCTATTCTAAATACAAAATTAGTTACAGGAAAAAGTAGATGTTGTCgaatgtttcattttcctattttttatattcctaAAGATGCATGTGTGTACTCAGTATGATGTAAATCTTCTTTTGGGATACATGTAatgtgtttttctatttttaggaTAATCCGATTGGAAACTGGGATGGAAGATATAATGGAATACAGCTGTGCAGTTTTGCAAGTGTTGAAAGTACACTTCTTTTGCATATCAATGATGTTATTCCAGGTATGCCCTGCTTTCTTAACCAGAAGGCAGACTTTGATAACATCTAGGACATCCTCCACCTAGACACACTTATATGATTAAAACAATACTTTAGTATTAATTTCCTAAATTCACTTGAATTACCTTCTCTGTTATATTTCTCATCAGTATTGCCCTCCTTTTGGTTACAGTCTCACTAGTAGAAAAGCTTTAATACTGAACAAAATTCCTGTCAAATTGTATAGTATTTACAATACTATGCAGTGTCTAATCTTCATGAATATGTGGGTGTCTGTAGTGGGAATCTTTTCTATGGACTGTTATTCAATTTACTTCAGGGGTTCAAATATCTTGATCAGAAAGCTGTTCTTTCTGTGCTTGAAAGGTGTTGACAGGATTATATATGCATTCTGGGAATAAGTACTTGGAAATGCCAGTCAAGACTGTGGAAAATTCACTGCAGTAATTCACTGAATAGTGTTAACTTGTAACAACTACAGTTCCTTGGTTccttttctgaagaaagaaaagtttgtATGAGACTTTAGTTTGGACACTATCTCTAGGCAGGTTCTAATGGGTCTGTAGTCTGTAATCGTTGCTCTCACACTTCAATTTCACTGACTTTCCTTATGTCTGCCTCCTACTTGCTGGTTTAGTTGGTATACATGTTTTTGCAtgaattttctgctctttggaGAATTCACAGGGACTTCTCCATTTTTTGATAAGAGTATTTATTGTAGATGTATGTGTagaaaaaagcttaaaatttcTTGTATCTGTTTCCCGTAATGGAAACACATACATAAAGGATGTGAAGACAACCTATTTGATGTGTTCAAGAAGTAATGGTAGACTTTGCAGTAAGCAATTGCTGATGTGATAAAAGCAGATTGTATACACATAAAATGTTGTTCATGTGCCAAACAAGGCTTTGTTCTGCTCAGTGTTAAAGCTTGTGTTGGCAGAGCTTTGTTCAGTTAGGTTTTGAGGTGAGCTTTGTGTAACATAGTGAAAACATAGCAAAGGGAAGCTAATACTCTCTTCATGTGCCATGTCTTAGAGACTGTGTCACAGGACAGGAGACCTCCCAAGCTTGCTTATACCTCAAGAAGTGGTGACAAAGGCTTGTTCAATCATAGTAAGCCAAAGGCTATAGGTAAGTATGGGAAGggattttctttacttttgtaAGATTACAAAATTTTGTTGCTTGCAAAAAAGTATTGTCATTTCTCTCCATTGATGTATTATTTCAGTTATGTGTCAagttcacagaatcatcaaggttTGCAGAGgcctttgagatcatcaagtccaactgtaCTTAAAAGTTAAATTTCTCTGGAGTATTAGTATGAATTTAATCATTTTAGAGATGGTAGACAGTTTAAGTTAAGATTGCCCaaactgctttcattttcatgaaaaaGAGTTTGAGGTTTAGCAAAAATTCTAGACCATATTACCTAGTTGTCTAGTATTACCAGGTCAGGGCTGCATTCTGTTTCTCTGGAAGTGTGGTGTGTGTTTATTGTTTTGTAGAACTAGTAACTTCAAAATTTTTAGCTCAGGAGCAGATCTATTTAATAGTGATGGTAATAATTTTGCTGTGATTCAAAACCAGAATTGAATTCACAAAATATAAACTACCttgactttgtttttcttcaggtCTGAAAACcctcctggggaaaaaaaaaaaaaaaaattgaaagagaagcaatttataatttttaaattttttttttaaggcagaaatCAAAATTCAGTGTCTTTTGATTCTGCTAGTGGCTACATTGGGTAGTAAAATACTAATGCCAGTATATTGTGTAAGCTGTCATTTTACCTGGCATTGGATGCTGGCAGAGATGATCTTCACTGTAGTAACTGTGATTATATGTTGGCACGAGTTATAAATTTGGAACTGGGTCAGTAATTTATTTGCCTACTGTGAAATTTTGGTACTTTAAAACCAACTGTATTGCAAATACCTTCTTCTATCCATAATTTTTAGTCATGAAAAATTTGCTCTTGAGAGATATTTTCTGCCATCTTTTCAGCTTGGTGACTTGAGATTTCAGCTCAGAGTGTGTGCTGGTTTGATGTAGACTTCTACCTTGTTGTAAGCTTAGAACTGTCTTAGCCTGTGTTTGCTCCTTTGTGGAAAGGCAGTTGTGTCTTCTTGAAAGAGTAATAACAAATTTATATTATGAAATAAGAGTGTAGGTGGCCTTTTGTAAATAGAGATTAATAtctttaataaaatatgttGTTTTCCAGGATCTACCTCTGAACCTGGAAATAGAAGCAGATCTGAAGTCTTCTACACATTAAATGGCTCATCAGTTGACTCTCAGcctcaaacaaaaacaaaatccccatGGTATATTGATGAAGGTAAAGAGATGATagttttttatgtatttattttaaaaacccacaaaacaaaactagaGTTTATTATGTTCTTCACATAAAACAAGGATGAGATTAAATGTAAAACAGTTGGACTGTGTTGGCATAGTGGAATACATACCACATATAAAAGCATCTTGAAACCCCTGTGAAAATGTACTCTGTCTTGGTGTGACCTGTGGTTTTATTCTGCATGTAGGGGATTATGTTCTTGGCAGTTCTTGTGCGGCTCTGTGGGAATGCACATGTCTCACAggcaaaataaaagctgaggCTGGGATGGAAGACATGAAGTATTCCTTGTAGCTGAGTGTACACAGTAACTGCATTTTGCCTGTCTTTGTAGCTGTGTTATAGATCCAAGGGAACTGTAATATTCTGCCATGCCAGCTAATCAGTCTgggagtgggagcagggaaattATCTAAGTATAcgtgggggtttttttctgtattttaaaaaagttatttctgtaaaatatctctttttgtttttaaagtatgaGTGCACATACTTGAAGGATCAATATATCTTGATTTGCTTCCAaacctatattttttttccttaaaaaaaaaaaaaaagtgtggctAACTGGCTTAATGACTGAAGGGGTAAATACTAAACTGTAAAGGTACTCCAGAAAACTGCAGTAGCAGTAGCCCCTGAATTCTTTGAACCACAAAAGAAAATGGGTTAAAATTGTTCTTGGTTCTGTAacagatgtcttttttttacatgtttttaagACATTAACTTCATTTAATGAAACAGCATGGGAAGAATGGTGAAGATGAAGAGACTTTTGTTCTGTGAATACCAATTGTGTACGAGACacccttccaactcagggtaTTCTCTGCATAGACTATGCAGAGAGATGAGAAGACACAGAGTGCTTGTGCTGTTCCATGTAGTTGTGATCTCTTTTATCAGGCACTGCATTGCTCATGACATGTTTAAGTCCTTTATTCTTTATAGACACTGATAGATTACCTGTTTTAGAACCAAAGTATGTTGTGATAGAGTCAGTGAAAGAAGCACTTTTCCATTTGCAAATGGTATCTGCAAGCAATTATTGATGCCATTATAAGCTGTGAACCAGATTATTTCCTCAGTCACAATGACCACTGAGCTCTTTCTAGTTTTGCCCCCTACAGTCATAATCCTTGGGGCTCTTAACTCATGTTCAAAGAAAAAGCCTCATGTgatgatgaaaaaaaagatttaaatcCCAACCTTCCTGTAGTTTCTAACATCTCCTTTCTCTGCGCtcttaatttctgttcttgtgGTAAAAGTGGTGGGACTGCAGCAGCGTCTGCTCAGTCAGTTCTGTGTCTCCAGTGTTGCCAAGTGACAAAAGTCAAAATTCTTCCTAAATGTCCCCAGCTGTTAGTGCTTCCCACCTGTTGCATCTGATGTTGCTGGTTTGAGAGCCAAGTCTTCCCTTTTTTAATACAAgggaagaaaaccccaacactTACTAACatcttggttttgatttttaacaGCTGCTGAAGACCCTTCAAAGTCACTTACTGATTCATCTCCTGGATTTGGGCATTCTTCACCACCACTGCAGCCACCTTTAACAAACTCTGTGtctacagaaaacagatttcacTCCCTCCCCTTCAGCCTGACCAAAACAACAAGTACTAATGGTACTATTGGACATAGTCCTCTCTCTTTATCTGTTCAGTCTGTCATGGGTGATGTGAATACTACAGCTACCCAGGAGAGTCCATCAACAGCAAGCCCAATTGGAAACTCACATGGTCTTGAAGCAGGTTCCTTGGCTGAAGTTAAAGAAAATCCTCCTTTCTATGGAGTAATCCGCTGGATTGGCCAGCCCCCTGGAGTAAATGAAGTATTAGCAGGACTGGAACTGGTAAATATAATTTCTAGTTCACATTAATGTTAATTACTAGTTTTGTTTCTCAGAGCTGGTGCCTGTATATGCTGCAAAAGCAGCCAGTCTGGGGGACTTGACCAAACAGGTTGCCAAGTGATTTCCTTAGTGCTAAGTTCTTTGGTAAGCTCTGACTTCTATGGCTGCCTTACACCTTACCCTGTTAGTAGGCTCTGAGATGTGTTTGTATCACAGTGGGCAAAGGATTTTGTAGGACTGATCAATTCCCTGCTTTAAAGGAGTGTTCTTTGCTTACATTATGGAGATTGTaattgaaaaatgaagtttaaagCTCCTTTAAGTGGAAATTTATGTAAAATTCTCTAGCTGTAGTAGTCTTTGTTGAAtacaattttttgtttgttgtttgcaTATCAGCGAACAGGCAATCGGTGATGACTGTCAAAGCCGTAAGGGTGGTTTTGATAATTGACAGTAGTGATATTGTTGATTTGACAGCCATGTGCTTTATGTATTTCTGTGGGCcctttgtaaaaaaaacccacagttgCCTCAAACATGAATTGCTGTTGTGTACTGACATTCcctctgtggcagctgctgccaaggtTGTGATGGGGTGTTGGTTAAATTAATGTGTACACAGTTAGGGAGATGGGGTTCTTTATTTTGGGACAATgttcaagaaaatattattagtgattaatatatttatatatatatatatatatatatatatatataatatatatatttatatatatatatatatataaatatatcaataaaatattttgagtgaAGTTGAAGCCATAGCTTGCCACAGGCATTCTGAGCCTGCTCCTTGGGTTGTCATGCATTAACTTGGGTGCCACTTGTGCATTTCTGCATTAAAGCCTAGCTGTTGTTAGTAAGCAGACAATGTACCTTAAATCCTGTTCTCAAAGATAACAGCTTGTTGGTGTTCACTCCTAGCTTGTGTTGTCTCTCCTTGATGTACATTTTATGTGTTTCAAAGCAGGCATTTTTCTTGTGCAGCCAGATTACACTGTAATTATTCACACTACCCCATGCTCaatgattttaattaattaattttaagtgGTAAAAAGTGCTCTTTCTGACTACAGAAGGAACCTGGACCAAGTTAAATACACAGTCTCTCCTCCTACCTCCCCCATGCTGCTTTTCgtggaatttttgttttattttggatgtAGTGAAAGTTTAAGcatgaaggaagaaagaaatatacAAGTCTTAATTTTCTCAATACATCTAGTCAAAAAACAGCTCAGTTGAGGCTTTGAATACTAAATTGCAGAAACAAGTGTGTATCATGCTTCAGAGTAGCAGAAGGGTGACTTATGGGTAGGTACTTTATCAAATGTCTTACTGCAGAATTgtagaaataagaaaaacagtgaATTCTCACTTCAATTTGCAGGAAGATGAATGTGCAGGCTGCACGGACGGGACATTTAAAGGAACTCGATATTTCACGTGTGCTCCAAAGAAAGCTCTTTTTGTTAAACTCAAAAGCTGCAGGCCAGATTCCAGGTTTGCCTCACTCCAGCCCGTTTCCAACCAGATTGAGCGCTGCAACTCTCTAGGTACCGACCTTCTGCTTATTTCTTGTTTATCAGCTGGGAACTGGCCAGGGCTTTGCTTTCATTCATTCCTGCAATAAGTTCTTTTACTGGGCACTTGGAAATCTGTACAGGTATTACTTAATTGAGATTAATGAATAGCAGATCAGCCTGTACAGAATACAGTGAGTATTGAATTATTCTTTTAtgctttaaaacaagaaaatgttcATATATTTAAAGGAATGCCATAAAAGTATGGGAATTTTTTATGCTGTACACTTTTTACTTCAGAAGTTGTAAAACTATCTTGctgaaaatggtatttttaactCTAGCACTGTATGATTGCATGAACAGAAATAAAGGCAGTTATTTTTCTATAATCTATAACATCATATTATTTTAGTCTCTAAATATTAACAAAGaaatgcatgtatttttatGATGGAAGTTAGTGGTGACAAACTTCTTTTTTCTATAACTTCAAGTATTTTAGATTTCTTGGGTTACGTTGTATTGTCAGGgacaacagcaaagaaaagtgTCTGATAGTTGTAAGATAGTGTGAACTGGGCATTTGTAATGAAAAGAGATCTTCATTCCTACTggataaaattaattcagtgctGCAGGCTTTCTGAAGCACTCCAGTGTGAAATGTAAGGCCTTGTTCCCTCTCTGTAAGACAATGAGTCTCCGCTGTAATAAAATGCTGTTCTAGTCCAGAGAAGTAATGCTTACACTAAGGCAGCAACTTagttataaaatattactaGGAAAATCTCAAGGGGGATAAAATTTGAGGCTTTAAAgtgtcttttgaaaaaaaaaatttcagccTTTGGAGGTTACTTAAGTGAAGTGGTAGAAGAAAACACTCCtccaaaaatggaaaaagaaggtTTAGAGACAATGattggaaagaagaaaggtaTCCAGGGTCATTACAACTCCTGTTACTTAGACTCCACCTTATTCTGGTAAGTTCATAATTTGTATAGTGGCATCCCTTGCTAGAAATGGAGAACATGTGATCTTTGCTTGAGTGACTGTGTGTATTCctgtgcagctcccagtgtcCTGTGCTGCAGTCCCTTGCTCTCCCAGTGCGAGCAGTGCAGTGCTGCTCGTGTCCAAACTGGCCTGGCCCTTATGGATGTGCTTGTTTAGATGGAGGGAGTCCCTGGCCTGTAAATGGTTGAAGGATAAGGAGAACACAGGCCagggggtggagggagggaaatGCCTCTTACAGCTTCTTTGCAGAATCCTGCCGGGGCAACTAGTTCTGTACTTTGCTGCAGAAATGATACTGGGTTGGAGTGGACTTTGCTATTTAGTgcagctgtgtcccctgtccATAATTGCCTCTTTTTGAGTTTGTTTAGTTCTTTAATTCTTCTGTGGCTTTGCTTGGTTTGTCTTATATTGCTCAGGCATCTGAATGGTCAAAACaaccttcctttttcttttttctttgtagccTGTTTTCTTTTAGCTCTGTTTTGGACACTGTGCTACTCAGACCTAAAGAAATGAATGATGTAGAGTATTATAGTGAGACTCAGGAGCTGCTGCGGACAGAAATTGTGAATCCTCTGAGAATGTAAGTAAAGACAAAAACTTGTCTCTAGTCTAACATGAATTAGAGAGATCCTGCAGTGTTTGCATTCCTACTGCAAATCTCAGAAGTTTGGTTACCTGCTGCTActctgtgcatttttttaaagtatttttactttttcttcataGCAAATTTAATCAGTGATAACTGGAAAGACTTATTAATTGTTTGgtgagaaatattttcactacTTTCTTACTTGCAAATGGATCAGCACAAAGCTATTGTAAAAATTGTACAAGTGTCAATACTAAAGTATTGCTAAATACAGGTTATGTTTGTTCACAGCATTCATCTTTGTATGTTTTTAATGCTATTGTATTtgacaagaaaattatttgggttATCTTATATGGAGTTTCACAATTTGATAGATTTAGCAGGGCTTTAGAAGTTTCATTACTTTTTACATGTGGTCTGCAAGTGGccaaaatgcttttattaaaaaaacttaATATGACCTTTGTAATTTCCCAGGCACAGTGAGCAAAGGAGCTGCAACAAAAATCTCCATGAAAAGTTGTTGTTcttaagtttaattttttttcaaacatgtGAATAATACAGTTGTTGTTCCAAAATTCTGTGGGCTGTCACTGAACAATTTCTGACAAAGTTcttattttgattaaaaaaaatgttggccCCTGAAGCCTTGTTCTTGTCAGGGAGTGTGTGCTTGGCCTGGTGTGTTCCAGGGTCTGTGGAACAGGTAGGATAGCAGGATGCACACTGAGTGGCAGAAATCTCAGGTGACTGAGGTGGCTGAATGTCTTACTGTCCTTTGGTCATGCTTAAAAACTTTAGGGGAAAAGACTGAATGCTCAAAGCCTCAGCTTCTTAGGTCAGCAGTACAGCTCTGTGTCTTTTTTCtcaaatgatgattttttttttttgttaacaaCTCCCACAGTGCTGTTATTATGTGACATTCTGAAATTATGTGTTAAGCTGTGCAAATTCgagtgaaaataaatcaaaagtaATTAACTGACAAATCTGAAAATAGTTGTCCTGGTAAGTTGATAATTAAAACTGCTCTTAAAGATTGTAAAAGAACATTGAGCACTACATTAAATTTATACTACATTAAGAAAACTGGGAGTCAGATTAAATATGAGAAATCAGTATGTAGTTTTGAAGAAATACTGTATGCAGTTAAGGAAGGACTTGAGAacctgtatttcagtttttaaatgattggtttttttctctgatttgttCAAAAACTAATAGCTTATTAAAACTTATAAGCTAACTAATAATGTGTTCAAAAACTAATAGCTTATTAAACCCATTTATTGTAGATATGGATATGTATGTgctacaaaaataatgaaactgaggaaaatacttgaaaaagtTGAGGCTGCATCAGGATtcacttcagaggaaaaaggtAATGGGGgaagtttgcttttctttgagaCTCAGAAGAATTAATAAGAAGGAACTGAGGAACCTTGCTACATAATTATACCAGAACAAAacaccaaatatt
This Vidua chalybeata isolate OUT-0048 chromosome 11, bVidCha1 merged haplotype, whole genome shotgun sequence DNA region includes the following protein-coding sequences:
- the CYLD gene encoding ubiquitin carboxyl-terminal hydrolase CYLD isoform X2, producing MNSGLWSQEKASSSYWEERIFYLLLQECSVIDKQTQKLLKVPKGSIGQFFQDRSSVAHSRNIPCKGKKLQIGLKILEQPHAILFVDEKDVIEINEKLAELLLAITNCEERYSLFKSKSRLAKGVQIDIGSPVRVQLRSGDEKYPGVVRFRGPLMQERSLTGIYFGVELLEEGRGQGFTDGQYQGKQLFRCDEDCGVFVALDKLELVEDDDNELESDYAAPVDTMQDNPIGNWDGRYNGIQLCSFASVESTLLLHINDVIPETVSQDRRPPKLAYTSRSGDKGLFNHSKPKAIGSTSEPGNRSRSEVFYTLNGSSVDSQPQTKTKSPWYIDEAAEDPSKSLTDSSPGFGHSSPPLQPPLTNSVSTENRFHSLPFSLTKTTSTNGTIGHSPLSLSVQSVMGDVNTTATQESPSTASPIGNSHGLEAGSLAEVKENPPFYGVIRWIGQPPGVNEVLAGLELEDECAGCTDGTFKGTRYFTCAPKKALFVKLKSCRPDSRFASLQPVSNQIERCNSLAFGGYLSEVVEENTPPKMEKEGLETMIGKKKGIQGHYNSCYLDSTLFCLFSFSSVLDTVLLRPKEMNDVEYYSETQELLRTEIVNPLRIYGYVCATKIMKLRKILEKVEAASGFTSEEKDPEEFLNILFHHILRVEPLLKIRSAGQKVQDCYFYQIFMDKNEKVGVPTIQQLLEWSFINSNLKFAEAPSCLIIQMPRFGKDFKMFNKIFPSLELNITDLLEDTPRQCRICRGLAMYECRECYEDTDISAGKIKQFCKTCNTQVHLHPKRQSHKFNPLSLPKDLPDWDWRHGCIPSQKMELFAVLCIETSHYVAFVKYGRDDSAWLFFDSMADRDGGQNGFNIPQVTPCPEVGEYLKMSLEELHSLDSRKIQGCARRLLCDAYMCMYQSPTMSLYK
- the CYLD gene encoding ubiquitin carboxyl-terminal hydrolase CYLD isoform X1, which translates into the protein MNSGLWSQEKASSSYWEERIFYLLLQECSVIDKQTQKLLKVPKGSIGQFFQDRSSVAHSRNIPCKGKKLQIGLKILEQPHAILFVDEKDVIEINEKLAELLLAITNCEERYSLFKSKSRLAKGVQIDIGSPVRVQLRSGDEKYPGVVRFRGPLMQERSLTGIYFGVELLEEGRGQGFTDGQYQGKQLFRCDEDCGVFVALDKLELVEDDDNELESDYAAPVDTMQVELPPLEINSRVSLKIGESIEYGTVIFCDVLPGNESLGYVVGVDMDNPIGNWDGRYNGIQLCSFASVESTLLLHINDVIPETVSQDRRPPKLAYTSRSGDKGLFNHSKPKAIGSTSEPGNRSRSEVFYTLNGSSVDSQPQTKTKSPWYIDEAAEDPSKSLTDSSPGFGHSSPPLQPPLTNSVSTENRFHSLPFSLTKTTSTNGTIGHSPLSLSVQSVMGDVNTTATQESPSTASPIGNSHGLEAGSLAEVKENPPFYGVIRWIGQPPGVNEVLAGLELEDECAGCTDGTFKGTRYFTCAPKKALFVKLKSCRPDSRFASLQPVSNQIERCNSLAFGGYLSEVVEENTPPKMEKEGLETMIGKKKGIQGHYNSCYLDSTLFCLFSFSSVLDTVLLRPKEMNDVEYYSETQELLRTEIVNPLRIYGYVCATKIMKLRKILEKVEAASGFTSEEKDPEEFLNILFHHILRVEPLLKIRSAGQKVQDCYFYQIFMDKNEKVGVPTIQQLLEWSFINSNLKFAEAPSCLIIQMPRFGKDFKMFNKIFPSLELNITDLLEDTPRQCRICRGLAMYECRECYEDTDISAGKIKQFCKTCNTQVHLHPKRQSHKFNPLSLPKDLPDWDWRHGCIPSQKMELFAVLCIETSHYVAFVKYGRDDSAWLFFDSMADRDGGQNGFNIPQVTPCPEVGEYLKMSLEELHSLDSRKIQGCARRLLCDAYMCMYQSPTMSLYK